Sequence from the Castanea sativa cultivar Marrone di Chiusa Pesio chromosome 12, ASM4071231v1 genome:
acataggttttatttttttgatagataaagGTTAGGATTTGAATCTAGGACATAGGTTTTAGTTTGCAAATTAACTGTGGCAAATTGTCTTATGTGAAATTATGCTGATTGCAAGAATGTGCTAATAATGATTCCTTTCTCTCTAATTAGGACATAggttttacctttttatttttgatagataGGTTAGGATTTGAACCTAGACATAAGTTTTAGTTTCTAAATTCAATGTGGAAAACTTTCTTATGTGAAATCATGCTGATTACAAAAACGTGCCAAAAATtgattcctctctctctctctctcttaggaTTTTGTGGTACAATCAGAAGATTTTGATGGCTTAATCATGTTTCTCGGAAAATGGAAATTCTTGAATTGGTTTTGATATTTTACCTCAAGCAAATCCAGATATATAATCTATGTGTCCTATACATAGAAGATACAACCAAAACTATCAGATTTCAGATTGCAATTTTATCCTTAACCTTTTCTGTTAATTATTTTCAGTAATTCAGGTATGGTTTCCGGGGTCTAAATTATCTTGATGCTAATTGACACTCAATACCAAAATTTGTCACCATGGTTTGATTCACTACGGTGAGAATGGAATAAATGCAAACTTTACTTACTTTGATCTAAGCTTGGACGATAAATGAAATTGTGACTTTAGATAGTTATTTTACATATAACAACACATGCTCATATTTACAGACTTGTTCTTGATATTTGGTATTCCCCACGGTGTACTTTGCTTGTTTTTTTTGCTCCTTTGGAAATCCAAAGAGGGTATTTCTGGGACTTATCGAAAAAACATTAGACCAAGGAGTTGTTTTCCATTTGCATAGAGTAATATTGAGATGCACAACttcttataatatatttattttcccATTTTAGATAAGTGACTCCAATGGGAGTTGGTAGGGGATATTTGAACCATTGACCTCTTCCATGATTCTTATTGAAAGTTTATAAAAGACCTATCATTTCTCACTTCCTTATCTTTCCTTACTCCACCGTTCTGTTTCAAGGCAGTTAAAAGGATAATTGTTCTGAAACATCTGCATAGCCATTAACTGGCCTAGCTTCTATTGATTTATGACACACATGTCATCTTTCTTTTGGTAATGCTTATTGTATTTTAAAATCCCCTTAAACCATCAGTTTTTCCCCCATTCAGTTTTGCTATATGTACACTTTTATCCAACCAACTCTTTTGAAGAATCTATACTTGATTTAGCTAAGATAACAGtgaattatataatatataattgaatgTAATCATCTACTACATTGATTCTTTACTTTGAGGCCATTGTTAGTTTTATGCTTCTGTAATCAGATACCTTGGGCCACACCACAAAGTGCGAAGTTCATCACAAAGTGAATGAATCAGATAACAGCTTAGGGGCTGGTGATAAGTTTCCTGTAACGAGATTCAAGCCATACACGGACCCTGACCTGTTTGCTGTGGAAAAGGAACAGTATCTTGCTTCTCTGTGTGAGGTGCATGATTCCTCAGATCCGTGGTACTTCTGGATGATTATGCTCAAGAATGGAAACTTTGACAAGAATACTACCCTTTGTCCTGAGAATGGCAAGAATGTCAGTAAAATCATAACAAAGAGAAATTTTCCATGCTTTGGTGAGGGGTGTATGAATCAACCACTTGTATTCCATAATTATACAAGATTGGTTTCTTCAGGGGACCAAATAGAGTCTTTAACAGGAGGATTTTATGGAACATATGACCTTGATGCCGATTTAAGCAAAGGTGTAGGAAATACATCATACTTCTCAGTCACATGGCAGAAGAATTTGAGCACAGGAAGTTGGGTTTTCTCACAAAGATTAACAACATCTTCAAAGTATCCTTGGCTTATGTTGTATCTACGTGCAGATGCAACTGAAGGATTTAATGGAGGTTATCACTACAGTGGCCGTGGAATCATAAGAAAGGTTTATTCCTtgtcttcacttgtttcttgctagcaggaaaatttttttgtctaaacACATTGTCTCTATAAATGAATTCTTACTGATCACACTACCCTTGAGAGAAATCAGAATGCAGTTGAGTTGAAATTTATGTATTTCAATGTATAACAAGTAAATTAATAGTTCATAAAATTTAGATGATCTCTCTTAAACTCAATGAATCCTTAACCCAACTAATTGGGGTTGGCCAGATGCTCTCtctactttgttttttttatcaagGTTTCATGATCTGCTGTAATTGACACTTTTACTAGTTCTTTATATTCTATAGttaatgaatttgtcttttgggattttatttttagttgctAGAATCTCCAAACTTCAAGGTAAAGGTGACACTTGATGTCAAACAAGGAGGAGGGCCCAACAGTCAATTTTATCTTCTTGATATAGGAAGCTGTTGGAAGAACAATGGAGATCCATGTGATGGTGATGTTCTGACAGATGTGACTAGATACAGCGAAATGATAATAAATCCAGCTACTACAAGTTGGTGCCGTGCTGATAACCTGGTCTCCTGCCCGCCTTACCATGTTAGTCATACTGGTGAGAAAATATACAGAAATGAGACATCTCGGTTTCCGTATTCTGCTTATCATCTCTACTGCAGCCCAGGAAATGCCAATTATCTGGAGGAACCATATGATATCTGTGATCCATATAGCAATCCACAGGCACAGGAACTGGTGCAAATTCTGCCACATCCTGAATGGGCTGTGCATGGATATCCTGAAAAGCAAGGAGATGGATGGGTTGGAGACTCTAGGACTTGGGTGCTTGATGTGGGTGCTCTCTCTAGTCGATTATACTTCTACCAGgtaattatgatatttttagTAACTTAGCCATTAtcaaatttgttatgaaatccTGGTtgaaatcacacacacacaaaggaaTGATATGCGGATGTGGACACATAAAATTTGGCTAATTGCTAAGTTCACGTTCATAGTAAATGGATGTTTGTGTGCTATGCATCTAGGtgcattcaaaatttttatcatCTACTTCTATGCATAGAAAATTCAACTAATTATAAGTCCTTACTGCTAACTGTAAGTTTCTATATGTTATCTTTGAGGTGAGACTCCCCAAAGGCCTCGTGAGACTTAAGAATTTTCAGGTCTTCCTCTATCTCCTGTCTGATCTTCTCTTATTCTTAATTTCTGCACTACTGTGCAAACTTGTCATCCGTATCTGTCCTTTATCCCATACTCATCCTTGAGGTGCTACAGCTTTGTCCAAAAATTCTAACCCTAACTCTATGGAGCTTTCAATCTTCAGATTGGATACAATTGAAAAATATCATAGGTTTGCTTTggatttatcatttatttagACCTGCTCCCAGCACCCTGAAGGACCTGAACCCATTAGAATTCAGAGCAATTGCTTCCCTAATTCACATTAGTGAACTTTTGTAGTTTAGTCTACTTTAACTTGATTAATGCTGTTGAGTTTGTCCCTCTGCTTCAAGATGGACAATATAGTTATAGGGCACTAATGGGAAACATATTATTATTGCCCAGGATCCAGGAACTGAACCAGCAAGGCGTGTATGGTCTTCAATTAATGTTGGTACAGAGATATATGTTAGCAGCACAGGGATGACTGCAGAATGGTCTGTCAGTGATTTTGATATACTGGTTCCTGAAGATGTTGCTAGCTCTGGTGTTAGCTTTGACTGATCTTTGCACAGTATATTCACCTTTTCATTTAGTAAAGAATAAGTAAATAGAGTAAGTAGAACCCATTACAGTTCTACTTAAACCATGTTATCATGTCAGCAATAGATTcaacacacatacacatgatAAGTGTTGTGTATATGTTCTCTTAAATCCAGATAATCCTCCTGACTTTCTTCGCTTTTCAACTATAAACATTGGAGCTAACCTTATGATACCAATTGTCAATCATAATAACTTTTCTTAGACCCTTCTTGGTTGCCAAGAAACTGTTGAAATGTTATTTGCTAATCATGTGTATGTGTATAATTCCATATGTAAACTCCACTTGTGTTTGTGCTTAATGTaacatatttcattattttgtacaCAACCGGTCTCAAGCTTAGACAGATAAGGTTGACAGCTAGCTTGAAATTTAGTCACTTTATTATGAGCAACTAAGCCTACATGCCCTAAATATGGATAATATCACAAGTAATTGAGTAAACGCTTATAATGGTTCAACGCAAAAAAGTAAAGGAGACTGGTCCTTTGTAGCTAAAGCTGAAAGCAAAATCCTATATGCGTAGTTGTCAATTTAAGTAAAGAATCATTACTTGTAATAGCCAAATTATGCTTCAAAATCATGATTAGTCTGGCACATAAGCAGATCAGCACCAATAATATTAGAATAACCACTTCAAAATTATTTAGATATATCAAATCTTTTTGTTGCAATTGTACAGTACAATGAAAACacacctataaaaaaaaaacagtacaTGAAAACACTAAAACAAGTAAGGAATTACATGGGGCAATGTTTTTGGACAATTTAGTTTCACTCTCCTCCTTGAAAACCTAAGCAATGTCTTCAAGGAATGGATAATCAGTGTATCCAAGGACAGGGTCAGAGGTGTAGAATGTCTCTCTGTTGTACTTGTTGAGGGGAGCATTGAGCTTAAATCTCTTAGGCAAATCTGGATTGGCTAGAAAATGACGACCATAAACAACAAGATCTGCATGGTTTTCAGCAATAGCTTTGTTCCCATCTTCCCTGTCATAACCACCAGCAACAAAAAAGTTACCCTTAAAAGCCTTTCTCATTGGCACAAGACTATGGGGACTTTCACACTTTTCTCCGGCTGTCTTCATTCTTGGCTCAACCATGTGGCAATAAAGAATACCATATTTGTTTAAGGATTCAACCATGTAAAGGCCTAAAGCTTTTGGATTTGAGTCCCCAGATTCCATATAGTCTGCAAAAGGAGATAGCCTTATTCCAACCCTGTCTGCTCCTATCTCATTAGAAACAGCTTCAACTATTTCCAGAGCAAACCGACAGCGATTTTCGAGGGATCCACCATATTGATCCGTTCGATTATTCACTTGATCCTTCATAAACTGGTCAATTAGGTAACCATGCGCCCCATGGATCTCTACTCCATCAAAGCCTGTGTATAAGACAAATAATGACATTTTAATAAAGGAGCTGTGTAATAACAAAGGTAaccatttcatttttctttcataaagtACAAAGTACACTCCTTCACTCCTTTGTACTTGGTCAAATATCATTTATCttataaaaatacatgaaaagaaCTTACCAGCTTCAATAGCATTCCTTGCAGCAAGTCTAAAATCATTGACAATTTGAGGAATTTCCTCTATTCTCAGCCGCCTTGGAGGAGTGAATTCTGCACCATCAATTCCATAATTTCCTTTAGATCCAATTTCAGGGGTGAAAGGTCTGTCAGAGGCAGAAATTGGGGCTTGACCATTTGGCTGAAAACCTGTAGACaacaatataaagaaaaataaacatccAAATAATTCAAATGAACTTGATAAGAAATCATCAATCACCActtaaagaattagaaaaatgaGAGTTATGATTTGTTAAATTACTTAGAAAatgatctttcttttcttcgcaaagatttttttttccttcaaaaaaaaaaacatttatctAAAGAAGTAATTGACAAGACCTTTCTTGATTtgaaaaacacaagaaaaataaaaataaataagagacaaaattaaTGCTTCTTTTGGATTAAGAAGGCATAATAGCTTCATTATGTGTTTCACATGATTGTATAAATATTCCACTCTAAAAAAGGAAATTTCATGATCTTATcccatttatatataaaaaaaaaaaaaaaggaaagctcATGATCTTAGGGCAGTTTAACGCGCCAAAAAGTGATGGTTGAATGTTTGTGACTACCATAGATATAGGACTCAATAATGATTTTGAAAACTGATTTAGAGCAAGTGGTGTCTGCATATCTAAAACAAAACTACAAAGATTTTGAAAGACCAACCACCTGAAAGAACCatgcttttgaaaaagtggCAAGCAACCACACACTGGCGTTTTCTACCGAAATGACTACtagtccgtttggattgaggggaacAGAGGGGAAAGAGAGTTGATTTGGcccaaaattagcttattttcagctaactctactctactctcctctattCCCCCTTTTTCTCCCCTCAATCTAAACGAGTCCTAAATAACATTCTATTCAATGGTGATATAAAACAGCCTTTTAAGCCAAAGTGACAACATCATCAGCTTTTTATCAAAGCAACTACTGTGATTCCATTTTGTAAAAGCAGTGGGTTTCACCTTATTCTTATACATTAGatgctaaaaaaaatgacattaacATATTAGACTTATAATAGAAGATGCCCCTTCCGCTCTTCCATTGAGGCAATGATCATCATGAAAGCCcccttgtaataaaaaaaattcatttatagTAGAGTAGATTATGCAAAAAATAACACCACTATATTGATAgatcaataatttttcaaaataattatattgttgCATAAATTTCTCATACTCCCTATATCCAACAACCATCACTTTTGCTAATTTTACTCTCTAAAATGAGAGTCAAGCCAATTAATGCTCTTCCTCAAAAAGTATGTTTATTTGTCAAATGTGACACTCATTATGCATTGCAGGGAATAGCATTCTACAGCACCAAGGCATGGTTATTTCAACAATCAATCAAAACTTCCATTCAATTTGATCTTTTTCAAATAGGTTCACATGCAATACTTCCTTCAAGATATCAATAGTTAAGTAAACTCAATATGGTATAGAAAACCCAAATCTACTCATTTACAATTCATGAATCATTCACCATAAAGTCTTTGTAATTTAGTATATTACAAAACATTCAACTCTCTCCATCCATTACAAAAGTTCAATTGTCTacaagcaatattagaagagaAGATATAAATGTGGTCTTAGTCAAAGACAAACCTTGATTTGAAACCCTCCCCACATGCCAAATTTGACAAAAGAAAACTCCTCCTTTGGCATGAACAGCATCTACAATGGGTTTCCAGGCTTCAACTTGCTCTTTTGTCCATATACCAGGTGTGTCTGGATACCTT
This genomic interval carries:
- the LOC142618260 gene encoding uncharacterized protein LOC142618260, which gives rise to MGCCCYRCCFSSWSLLCQTLFLLNLAAYHLAHASSDEYISAIGDPGMESPDVRVGLEAWNFCNEVGMEAPNMGSPRLADCADLDCPLIIDTLGHTTKCEVHHKVNESDNSLGAGDKFPVTRFKPYTDPDLFAVEKEQYLASLCEVHDSSDPWYFWMIMLKNGNFDKNTTLCPENGKNVSKIITKRNFPCFGEGCMNQPLVFHNYTRLVSSGDQIESLTGGFYGTYDLDADLSKGVGNTSYFSVTWQKNLSTGSWVFSQRLTTSSKYPWLMLYLRADATEGFNGGYHYSGRGIIRKLLESPNFKVKVTLDVKQGGGPNSQFYLLDIGSCWKNNGDPCDGDVLTDVTRYSEMIINPATTSWCRADNLVSCPPYHVSHTGEKIYRNETSRFPYSAYHLYCSPGNANYLEEPYDICDPYSNPQAQELVQILPHPEWAVHGYPEKQGDGWVGDSRTWVLDVGALSSRLYFYQDPGTEPARRVWSSINVGTEIYVSSTGMTAEWSVSDFDILVPEDVASSGVSFD
- the LOC142620851 gene encoding 12-oxophytodienoate reductase 2-like, with translation MAAEAPTIPLLTPYKLGKFNLSHRVVLAPLTRQRSYGNVPQPHAILYYSQRTTKGGLLITEATGVSDTAQGYPDTPGIWTKEQVEAWKPIVDAVHAKGGVFFCQIWHVGRVSNQGFQPNGQAPISASDRPFTPEIGSKGNYGIDGAEFTPPRRLRIEEIPQIVNDFRLAARNAIEAGFDGVEIHGAHGYLIDQFMKDQVNNRTDQYGGSLENRCRFALEIVEAVSNEIGADRVGIRLSPFADYMESGDSNPKALGLYMVESLNKYGILYCHMVEPRMKTAGEKCESPHSLVPMRKAFKGNFFVAGGYDREDGNKAIAENHADLVVYGRHFLANPDLPKRFKLNAPLNKYNRETFYTSDPVLGYTDYPFLEDIA